A portion of the Bdellovibrionales bacterium genome contains these proteins:
- a CDS encoding ATP-binding protein — protein MDKLFKQILTSKLWILDDWGVVTMPRDVSEEIFDLFDRRKYNSAMILTSTEMSKNGPSLFARY, from the coding sequence TTGGATAAATTGTTCAAACAAATTTTGACGTCCAAACTTTGGATCCTTGACGACTGGGGCGTAGTGACGATGCCACGGGATGTGAGTGAAGAGATATTTGATCTCTTTGATCGACGCAAATACAACTCGGCGATGATCTTGACCAGCACCGAGATGTCGAAGAATGGCCCAAGTCTTTTTGCCAGATATTGA
- the gmhA gene encoding D-sedoheptulose 7-phosphate isomerase, giving the protein MTFTSLWKNSLTESRQILDEFINDSSQLDKCSQFSRLLIETFKSGGHLFTCGNGGSHCDAMHFAEEWTGRYRKDRKPMGAIALGDASHTTCVGNDYGFDSIFSRQLEGLGREGDLLVGLSTSGNSPNVIRAVEMARNMNIRTVGLLGRDGGELKDICDLSITVPAKTSDRVQEMHIKIIHTVIETVEREIFPGNY; this is encoded by the coding sequence ATGACATTTACTTCTCTTTGGAAAAATTCCCTGACTGAGTCTCGCCAGATTCTAGATGAATTTATTAATGATTCCAGTCAGTTAGATAAGTGCAGCCAGTTTTCTCGTCTTCTCATTGAGACCTTTAAAAGCGGTGGTCACCTCTTTACATGCGGAAACGGCGGAAGCCACTGTGATGCAATGCATTTTGCGGAGGAGTGGACGGGTCGATATCGCAAGGATCGGAAACCCATGGGTGCAATCGCTCTGGGAGATGCAAGCCACACTACCTGCGTTGGAAATGACTATGGGTTTGACTCCATCTTTTCCCGACAGCTTGAGGGCCTCGGCCGTGAAGGTGATTTGCTCGTGGGACTCTCCACAAGTGGGAATTCACCCAATGTCATTCGAGCAGTTGAAATGGCTAGAAACATGAATATCCGTACTGTAGGCCTCTTGGGACGCGACGGTGGGGAACTCAAAGACATCTGTGATCTATCAATCACAGTGCCAGCAAAAACGTCTGATCGAGTGCAGGAAATGCATATCAAGATTATACACACGGTGATTGAGACTGTTGAGCGGGAGATCTTTCCAGGCAACTATTGA
- a CDS encoding nitroreductase family protein produces MVSISCLSVGEFVIDTYNCILSSESDFDPVARSEVFFKQMSARRTIREFSSEPIDRAIVLNAIKTAGTAPSGANRQPWYFALITSQSMKDRIREAAEKVEGEFYAKGASQGWIRDLKPLETNASKPYLSEAPALIAVFSRVSIKTEDGYNQRTYYPVESTGISVGLLITALHNAGLATLTHTPRPMFFLNSVLNLNHSFRPFMIVVTGYAKKPVKVPDIHRKNLDQIMGEY; encoded by the coding sequence ATGGTTTCTATTTCATGTTTATCTGTAGGTGAATTTGTGATCGATACTTATAATTGCATTCTTTCCAGTGAATCCGATTTTGATCCAGTTGCACGATCAGAAGTGTTCTTCAAGCAAATGTCTGCAAGAAGAACCATCCGTGAGTTTTCATCGGAACCAATAGATCGGGCGATTGTCCTGAATGCGATTAAAACTGCTGGGACAGCTCCTAGCGGAGCAAATCGTCAGCCCTGGTATTTTGCTTTGATCACTTCTCAGTCTATGAAAGATAGAATCAGAGAAGCGGCCGAGAAAGTCGAAGGGGAATTTTATGCCAAAGGCGCGAGTCAGGGGTGGATTCGGGACCTCAAACCTCTTGAAACCAATGCCTCAAAACCCTATCTGAGCGAGGCGCCTGCTTTGATAGCTGTTTTTAGTCGGGTGTCAATTAAGACTGAAGACGGATATAATCAACGGACCTATTATCCAGTTGAATCTACGGGAATCTCTGTCGGATTGTTGATTACGGCACTCCACAATGCTGGACTGGCAACGTTGACCCATACTCCGAGGCCGATGTTTTTCCTAAATTCAGTGTTGAATCTAAACCACTCGTTTCGGCCTTTCATGATCGTGGTGACAGGCTATGCCAAGAAGCCTGTCAAAGTTCCAGATATTCATAGAAAAAATTTAGACCAAATTATGGGGGAGTACTGA
- a CDS encoding YceI family protein, producing the protein MQFVAKGRPALISIKGTGDGATGSLSEMNGTISGEIQFHLKSLKTGIDLRDNHLKDKYLEVEKFPIATLRVRDFAIPNQPNESRRFIGILSLHGMDRPIEGEAVVSGESRIVSANFKIKLSDFNIEIPSFQGITVAEEVEIKVEASVMKME; encoded by the coding sequence GTGCAATTTGTTGCGAAAGGAAGGCCGGCCCTCATCTCAATCAAGGGAACTGGCGATGGCGCAACTGGCTCCTTGAGCGAAATGAATGGAACTATATCCGGAGAGATTCAATTCCACCTAAAATCTCTCAAGACGGGAATCGATCTCAGGGACAATCATTTAAAAGACAAATATTTAGAAGTCGAAAAATTTCCGATAGCGACGCTCAGAGTTCGAGATTTTGCAATACCAAATCAGCCAAATGAATCACGAAGATTCATAGGGATTTTGAGCCTTCATGGGATGGACCGGCCGATTGAGGGTGAGGCCGTCGTCAGTGGGGAGTCGAGGATCGTCTCTGCAAATTTCAAAATCAAACTTTCTGACTTTAATATTGAAATACCAAGTTTTCAGGGAATCACGGTGGCTGAAGAAGTGGAGATTAAAGTCGAAGCATCAGTCATGAAAATGGAGTAA
- a CDS encoding DUF2905 domain-containing protein translates to MGKLLIGAGTILVIVGVFFVYADKIPFLNILGRLPGDIHIEKPGFSFHFPLATSILLSLVLSFIVWLVSRP, encoded by the coding sequence ATAGGCAAACTGCTGATAGGGGCTGGCACCATTCTGGTGATTGTTGGGGTCTTTTTTGTCTATGCTGACAAAATTCCGTTTTTGAATATATTGGGTCGCCTTCCGGGCGATATCCATATCGAAAAGCCTGGCTTTAGTTTCCATTTTCCGCTAGCGACAAGTATTTTATTAAGTCTCGTGTTGAGTTTTATCGTTTGGCTTGTTTCTAGACCTTAG
- a CDS encoding cytochrome c has translation MRPNGFLTLIICCAFLSSCGDYLKQKNTEIGENQSTQSNLVSNFASITTSIFSKRCISCHSQYNSYGGVLREIAAIRSAVVTNRMPKNGGPLTDRQKVDLIDWIDRGAPEFDGEPSKPSLPISIEPNWKSISENILFPKCLVCHNPEGQAKFLDLSSRQAIFDSRNRVFGNGSKLLDIDTPQNSYFLNILYDVEPMPPVWSNIPQISNEEFKALSTWIAMGLP, from the coding sequence ATGCGGCCAAATGGCTTTTTGACATTGATAATATGTTGTGCATTTCTATCCTCCTGTGGAGATTACCTGAAGCAAAAGAATACGGAAATTGGAGAGAATCAATCAACTCAAAGCAATTTAGTCTCCAATTTTGCCAGCATTACGACTTCCATTTTCTCTAAGAGATGCATTTCCTGTCATTCTCAGTACAACTCCTATGGAGGAGTCCTACGTGAGATCGCGGCTATCCGATCTGCGGTGGTAACGAATCGAATGCCTAAAAATGGGGGCCCACTCACAGATAGGCAAAAGGTAGATCTGATCGATTGGATCGATCGAGGAGCTCCTGAATTTGACGGAGAACCCTCCAAACCGTCTTTGCCAATTTCAATAGAACCGAATTGGAAGTCAATTTCAGAAAATATACTCTTTCCCAAATGTCTTGTTTGTCACAATCCAGAGGGGCAAGCAAAATTTTTGGATCTATCGAGCCGCCAGGCAATATTTGATAGTCGGAATCGCGTCTTCGGCAACGGATCAAAATTACTGGATATTGATACTCCACAGAATAGCTATTTCTTGAACATTTTGTATGACGTTGAGCCCATGCCCCCGGTTTGGTCGAATATTCCACAGATTTCCAACGAAGAATTTAAAGCACTGAGTACATGGATTGCCATGGGACTTCCTTAG
- a CDS encoding YHS domain protein, with protein MNNSQVRLDLRALAGIALAGLLSVMTAVGQERNVGEYNIQSGIGLKGYDPVSYFPEGGSQPQVGQPDLRLEYMGVVYFFSTAQNLDQFVQNPDKYEPTYGGWCAYAMASGSKVDIQPMIYTIHGNRLHFFIAKRAKQNFDSDVIGYEKRADEFWKKFSGEDPRN; from the coding sequence ATGAATAACTCTCAGGTCAGATTGGATCTACGGGCGTTGGCGGGAATCGCCTTAGCGGGGTTGCTTTCGGTTATGACAGCCGTCGGACAGGAAAGAAATGTGGGAGAGTACAACATCCAATCAGGTATTGGCCTGAAAGGATACGATCCAGTCTCCTACTTTCCGGAAGGGGGCAGTCAGCCACAAGTCGGTCAACCGGATTTGCGGTTGGAGTACATGGGTGTCGTCTATTTCTTTTCCACAGCTCAAAACCTAGATCAGTTCGTTCAGAATCCTGACAAATACGAGCCGACCTACGGTGGCTGGTGTGCCTATGCGATGGCATCCGGAAGTAAGGTCGACATTCAGCCGATGATTTATACCATTCACGGAAATCGACTTCACTTCTTTATCGCAAAGAGAGCGAAGCAAAATTTTGACAGTGACGTCATCGGGTATGAAAAGCGGGCGGACGAATTTTGGAAGAAATTCTCTGGCGAGGATCCCAGAAACTAG